A segment of the Zingiber officinale cultivar Zhangliang chromosome 8B, Zo_v1.1, whole genome shotgun sequence genome:
GAGTCTTTTGATACTCTGACACTCACCTTAACTTTGATCTCCATCTCGACATTTGATCCGTAACGAGCAAGCCCCCCCTTTATCACTACATCAAGAACCAATTAATGTATTCTTGAAATTCTCATAAGCGTTATCATATCTTCTAATTTTTGTATTTACATCCTATTTAATTCtgagtttttataaattttaaattttcttttctaatgACAAAATGtagtttatttttgaaattttaaatgtaTTCTGGTCGCTTGAGTAGGTTAGATAAATACTTGTATAACTAGAAGGATatttaaaagtatatataatttaataaatttaaaagtattATGAATGAtttaatcatttttgaaagttaaGTGCCCCATCAATCATTCTTCGACCAGTAAAATTACATTTTTCCCCATTATTAAATGTTAATATGCGAAAAAAGACAAAACTTTTTGGAACGTACCTAACCTAATCCACCAATGCCAGCTTTCAACGCTTCTGTCGGCGACGCACAGCTAAGAGAAGATTAATAAATCGATCTTCGCCAAACGCCATGATTGATTGCAATGGAGATCAGAGCTGCCTCCACATTCTTAtctttcctcctcttcttctttctctttgcaTCGCTGTCGTGCTGGAAGCCAGCTGCCGCCTCTGCTTTCGGCCGGCGATCGGCCACGGCTTGCAACCAGACAGCTGACTCCGGCCGCCGATGCGGAGTGGAGGAGGAGCAGGGCGGGGAGGAGTTACAGTTCGATTCGGAGATAAACAGAAGACTCCTCGCTCAGACGTCCGGCATCAGTTATGGTGCTCTGAACAAAGATAAGCCGACCTGTTCTTCTAAAGACGGCAAACCGTACAACTGCGCCGGGAAATCCCCTAACCCCGGCGGCGGCCGGACGTGCAATGTCGACTACTACCGCTGTTAATTATTATCTACGGGATGCATGATGTTTAGTTACTGTCTTAGTTGAACTTTCTTCTCTTTGCTGCTGCTCTGATGTGTCATAAATTTGATCATCTTGAGTGAATGTAGTGATTGGGGCACGGTTGGCTAAAAACAGCCTCACGCACCTCAAGTGATTGTGTGattgaataaaaataaaagaattataATGCCTTCTAAATGTGTCTATGTTGGGGTTCAGTTAAAATTTTACATTGAAAAGATTTGATAAATATCATGAGATTAAAAAGATATAAGATATATTTATTGATATGAAGTCTTTTAGGTAGAACTTAAgaataaaatcatgagggtttagacccaaagtggataatatcatgtaattgtggagatatctaaattttttccgatccaacaaatgatatcagagccatggtccagaccagatgcCAAGTGGGacgaccttgaacgaagttgagggtggacccggagtaggtcagggtgaccggatgttcgtgggaagcctggagcaggtcagggtgaccggatgctcacagTGGGtccggagcaggtcagggtgatcggatacttgtgcGGAAGCAAGTagatcagggtgaccagatgctcgcagggaggcccaaagcaggtcagggtgaccggatactcacgGGGAGGCCCGGAATAGGTCAGAGTGACtggatactcgcggggaggcccggagtaggtcaggatgactgtatgctcgcggggaggcgagtaggtcagggtgaccgaatgctcgtaGTGAGGCCCAAAGCATGTCAGAGTGACCAGATGTtcgcggggaggcccggaccatgagagtaattgtggtgcttcgtttgaggggaggattgttggggttcaatcaaagtcccacattaaaaagatttggtaaagatcatggggttaaaaggatgcatgatatctccattggaatgagaccttttggggtagagcccaagagcaaagccttGAGGGCTTATGCCcagagtggacaatatcataccattgtggagatatgtggacatcctttgggcgcAACAGTCTCCTTGTTAGAAACTCGCTTCAACCCTGAGATTATGGTGCAGTGGTAGGGTATTCAGATTGTCATTTAGATATCTACGTTTCGATCCCTAATTATGacgaatttatagaatttttttcctTCAAATAAAGCACGTaaccaaaggatgttggacttctTAGCCGTCCATCACGAGTtattcccgatttatcctggtgatCGGTGGAAAAATTTCATGGGGTCAGGCTGTCGGTCACCCAAGGCTAGTCAATAAAATTAActggatttattattattattattatttatttatttatttatttatttttttgttagaAACTTGCTTCAATGATGTTGTTGCGGATGTTGGCGAGTCCTTGACTCGGTCTATACAAGAGTCATGTGACAAGGACAGGATTTAGCCAATGTGGGAGTCGTGTGGTAGGGTGTGATCTTTTGATTTCTCGACCGCCCAACTATCAACTTCTCGAGTCCCAATATATCAAGTCGCTCTGAGCCGATTTCCTGAGTGCCGAGTTGATCTGTTGACTTCTCGATCGTTTGACTGTTGACTTTCCGACCAACCGACTGCTGACTTCCCAAATCCAATCTTCTGATTTCCCAACCACTCGATTGCTAACTTAGTTACCTGAGTCTAATCTTCCGACTTCCCAAACTCTTAGCATGCGAAGGGTCACAACATGCTAAGGGACACTACAAGCGAAGGGAGACAGCGAGTGAAAGGACATGGTCATTATTATAGCACCCTTTAATGAGATTGTATCCTTTGATCTTCTCTCCAAAAGGTATGTCCCTTAGACTTCTTTTCCTATATAAGGTAAGAGAAGGGAGGCcagagggaggagaagaagaggtaaTCTGATCATCAAAAATCTACTTTCGCTTATTCTCTGTGATATAATTTCCGTTCCAATTCTTTGCTTTTTatctccaattttttttttttaatctcttttagGGCTCCATGATGACTAAGTCAGTTTACTTTTTTTTGGGCTCCATGATGACTTATGCTCAGTAGTTTACTTTAAAGGATGGATTCAAAAACTGCAAAAATGTTTTCCGCGCATCAAACTTTTGGCTATTTATTTCATAAGGATAGGTGGATTATTTATCTTTTTTGTTGTTTACTTTGTTATAAAATAATAGAATGATGGATTATGAATACATCTGTGGATTAatttgttaataattttttatccATTCAAAATCGGGCGGAAAGTCTTTCCTCTCGTCATGTCTCCACTAGAAGAAGCATCAACTGTTGAGCGTTACTGGAGACGAAGGGGCACAGTTTTCCCTTCGTTTATCTCTTTATTGCAAACGTCAAGGAGATAAAGTgacgtcctttccccttcgtcttcctcaacctTCTTATAAAGGTGTGTCCAAGCCTTTGAAAAGGGAGTCGATCGTCGATCAGAGTGTAGCGCAGCAGAAGGTGATCAGAGGAGCAAGTGAAGTTGTGAGGTGTTTTTGTCGAACAAAGGAGAATGTCCAGATGCTGGGATTTGATTCGTGAACTTTGAAGTGCTTTCCGGTTGtcccgtgatcgtgcttccgacagcgacAGCCTCTTCGTCGACCGGCGTCTTCAGTTGCAATTTCTTCGgaagatcactgtgagtggttaccgctTTCGTTTCGtttttgtttcatgctctcaaaaagaTCAACAATGTTATCAGAGCATACTTTTTGAATGCATGAAAATCAACGCGGAGATCACTCTCGCGTTTTTTCTCCTTCTgtcacgaagaagaagatgaacagtgttcATTGAATCGATTGAGATTTCATTTCAATTGATTCAAAATCGCATAGAATTCTTTGAATtgattgaagaaaaaaaatttgacTTAATCGATTACTGAATCGATTGAAGAAGGAATGCTTCGTTTTGACGAAgcacagtaaataaaaaaaaaaaaacgcatGCACTTGAATCGATTCAAGTGTAGGATGAACAGTACTTCGTTTTGACGACGCATTGTAGAGAATATAAAAAAAACGTGTATAAAACAtgcatgtttttttaattttttcttcacATATATAAACAGCGgaggttaattaaatatatttattaattaattaaatacatactaaaatatattattaattcataaataagtatttaattaatttatgattcaatttactgaaaatggaaccagaccaacttgtccaatcaaacccaggtctagtttaaattattagttaatttaagcagatcaatttgattcaatgatacctaaagctggttcaaattatttgttagtttaaccagctcggtttattattgaattaattagggtaatcttgattacaaaagttgggttgatcaaatatgacaAGATCAGTtctgttgtgtcagatttgatcaaaaaaattagatttgttctaatgggtcaaatT
Coding sequences within it:
- the LOC122014190 gene encoding protein RALF-like 1, yielding MEIRAASTFLSFLLFFFLFASLSCWKPAAASAFGRRSATACNQTADSGRRCGVEEEQGGEELQFDSEINRRLLAQTSGISYGALNKDKPTCSSKDGKPYNCAGKSPNPGGGRTCNVDYYRC